In Synechococcus sp. PCC 6312, one genomic interval encodes:
- a CDS encoding TIGR00297 family protein codes for MVSLDLPLGLTSPWVVGLVVNSLLAGLAIIIPKKLLTPAGLAHAWGLGVLVWGTLGWRGYVIVMFYFLVGSAVTKVGLEQKQAKGIAEKRDGARGPENVWGSALTGAICALLTVITPEPWLPYLMLAYVASFSTKLSDTTSSEIGKAYGKRTFLVTTFQSVPSGTEGAVSLEGTLAGLGAALLISLLGSGLGLVSGWGVGLCVLAALIANYIESLIGAKWQENYAWLTNEVVNGINTTVGAGLAVCGELVTKAWS; via the coding sequence ATGGTGAGTCTTGATCTGCCTCTAGGGTTGACTTCGCCTTGGGTTGTTGGCCTGGTTGTGAATTCCCTTTTAGCTGGCCTGGCAATCATTATTCCCAAAAAATTGCTGACTCCGGCGGGTTTGGCTCATGCTTGGGGCCTAGGGGTGTTGGTTTGGGGGACATTGGGGTGGCGGGGCTATGTCATTGTCATGTTTTACTTTTTGGTCGGTTCAGCAGTCACAAAAGTTGGACTGGAACAAAAGCAAGCCAAGGGAATTGCTGAAAAACGAGATGGGGCCAGGGGGCCGGAAAATGTTTGGGGATCCGCCTTGACGGGGGCGATTTGTGCGCTTTTAACTGTGATTACCCCTGAACCATGGCTGCCTTACCTAATGCTGGCTTACGTGGCTAGTTTTAGTACAAAATTGTCAGACACAACCTCCAGTGAAATTGGCAAAGCCTACGGTAAGCGCACTTTTTTAGTGACTACTTTTCAGTCTGTACCATCGGGAACTGAAGGGGCTGTGAGCTTAGAGGGGACGTTGGCCGGCCTGGGGGCAGCATTGTTGATTTCGCTCCTGGGATCGGGCCTGGGCCTGGTGAGTGGGTGGGGTGTTGGCCTATGCGTTTTAGCTGCTTTAATTGCCAACTACATTGAGAGTCTGATCGGGGCCAAGTGGCAGGAGAACTATGCTTGGCTCACCAATGAAGTAGTCAACGGGATTAATACCACAGTCGGGGCTGGCCTGGCAGTTTGTGGGGAACTCGTGACCAAGGCCTGGAGTTAA
- the rfaE1 gene encoding D-glycero-beta-D-manno-heptose-7-phosphate kinase, protein MADFLDPNSPCGSPMTLSFHEQLEQAQPRLQDLIGQYQRANILVVGDLTVDEFLTGEVERLSREAPVLILRHESTRQVPGGGANAVYNVAKLGAKVKAVGLVGDDSQGVALKRIFQAAGIDTSGIFTDPDRPTVTKTRISGHARQSVTQQIVRVDRKSDAWPHPHLQAQMAEYIKAHLETVDALICSDYGDGVFSAPVIEAALAHKYVMVDAQQGLARYQNAHLFTPNLPEAEAAVGYRIKTPADVLQAGQDLLELTQAQRILITRGEDGMSLFSRNGEPEHIPAFNRTDVFDVTGAGDTVVAALTLALVAGGSFLEASILGNLAASIVVRQFGTATTSATEMETTLHNLLGSELLR, encoded by the coding sequence ATGGCAGATTTTCTTGACCCCAATTCCCCCTGTGGCAGTCCCATGACCCTCTCCTTCCATGAGCAACTTGAGCAAGCCCAGCCGCGCCTCCAAGACCTGATTGGCCAATATCAACGGGCGAATATTTTGGTTGTGGGAGATTTAACGGTTGATGAATTTCTCACCGGGGAAGTCGAACGGCTCTCGCGAGAAGCCCCTGTCCTGATTTTGCGCCATGAATCTACTCGTCAAGTTCCTGGGGGGGGAGCCAATGCGGTCTATAACGTGGCTAAATTGGGCGCAAAGGTGAAAGCGGTGGGCCTGGTGGGGGATGACAGTCAAGGGGTTGCGCTTAAACGAATTTTTCAGGCAGCCGGAATTGATACTAGCGGCATTTTTACCGATCCCGACCGGCCAACCGTGACCAAAACTCGGATTTCTGGCCATGCCCGCCAATCTGTCACTCAGCAAATCGTCCGCGTGGATCGCAAATCCGATGCCTGGCCCCACCCTCATCTCCAGGCCCAGATGGCAGAGTACATCAAAGCTCATTTAGAAACCGTAGATGCGCTCATTTGTTCCGACTATGGAGATGGGGTTTTTTCTGCACCCGTGATCGAAGCCGCATTGGCTCATAAATATGTCATGGTGGATGCCCAACAGGGACTAGCCCGCTATCAAAATGCTCATTTATTTACCCCCAATTTGCCCGAAGCCGAAGCCGCAGTCGGATACCGGATCAAAACCCCCGCCGATGTGCTCCAGGCCGGTCAGGATTTATTAGAACTTACCCAGGCGCAACGAATTTTAATTACCCGCGGTGAAGATGGGATGAGTTTGTTTAGCAGGAATGGGGAACCAGAGCATATTCCGGCCTTTAATCGCACTGATGTGTTTGATGTGACAGGGGCTGGGGATACAGTCGTTGCGGCTTTGACCTTGGCATTAGTGGCTGGCGGCAGTTTTCTGGAAGCTTCAATCTTAGGAAATTTAGCAGCCAGTATTGTTGTCCGCCAATTCGGCACCGCCACAACCTCAGCAACGGAAATGGAAACAACGTTACACAATTTATTGGGGAGCGAACTTCTCCGCTAG
- a CDS encoding GIY-YIG nuclease family protein translates to MPIHNSEIHSQAQDILDAIAFTPFECCQPISRDFMDIPCRPGVYAIRHRTRGLLYIGKTQNLRGRFKGGHKAFLWAWLDQYLHEDVRIAIQTIPYSKNPALLLELESIILRATEPPYNVKIPMES, encoded by the coding sequence ATGCCTATCCACAACTCTGAAATTCATAGCCAGGCCCAGGACATTCTAGATGCAATTGCGTTTACTCCATTTGAGTGTTGTCAACCCATCAGTCGGGATTTTATGGATATTCCATGTCGCCCTGGAGTTTATGCAATCAGGCACAGAACTAGAGGATTGCTTTATATTGGCAAAACTCAAAATCTGCGGGGACGTTTTAAGGGGGGACACAAGGCTTTTTTATGGGCATGGCTTGATCAATATCTCCATGAAGATGTTCGAATTGCGATCCAAACAATCCCTTACTCGAAAAATCCAGCACTACTATTGGAATTAGAGTCAATCATCTTGAGGGCTACTGAGCCACCCTACAATGTCAAAATTCCGATGGAGTCTTAA
- a CDS encoding NupC/NupG family nucleoside CNT transporter, with protein MKRMGSVTAIWGCEETMERWISLLGLGVFVGFAYLISTNRQAVRWRTLAWGLALQLLLGLVILRLPLGLKLFQGLGNAVSWFLNFSDAGAEFVFGESYTDHLIAFKVMPTIIFFSSFIAILYYYGVLQWVIARLATVMIRTMKTSGGESLVCAANIFVGQTEAPLLVKPFLKDMTASELHAVMTSGFATIAGGVMAAYISFGIPPEHLIAASVMSAPAALSISKVMYPETEIAVTAGDHINTKIEQPYTNAIDAATVGALDGMKLVLNVVAMLIAFLALVAAVNGVLGILGPMVNLPQLSLEWIFSLVFAPVAWLMGISWTDVGQVAILLGKKTVLTEFLAYLDLRTLIENTAKVAADQAPPNSLPTLTERSQVIATYALCGFSNIASLGIQIGGIGALAPERQHDLARLGVRALVAGSLACFMTACIAGLLI; from the coding sequence ATGAAACGTATGGGATCAGTGACGGCAATTTGGGGATGTGAGGAAACGATGGAGCGGTGGATTTCCCTGTTGGGCCTGGGGGTGTTTGTTGGGTTTGCCTACTTAATTTCGACCAATCGGCAAGCAGTTCGCTGGCGGACTTTGGCTTGGGGCCTGGCATTGCAATTACTCCTAGGCCTGGTGATTTTGCGCTTGCCCTTGGGGTTAAAACTCTTTCAGGGCCTGGGTAATGCCGTGAGTTGGTTCCTGAATTTTTCTGATGCTGGGGCAGAGTTTGTCTTTGGGGAAAGCTACACGGATCACTTGATTGCTTTTAAGGTGATGCCCACAATCATTTTCTTTTCCTCATTTATTGCCATCCTCTACTACTACGGGGTTCTACAGTGGGTGATTGCCCGTCTTGCAACCGTGATGATCCGCACCATGAAAACTTCGGGGGGAGAATCCTTAGTCTGTGCGGCCAATATTTTTGTCGGGCAAACCGAAGCTCCTCTCTTAGTTAAACCTTTTCTCAAGGACATGACTGCCTCTGAACTCCATGCCGTTATGACTTCTGGATTTGCCACGATTGCGGGCGGGGTGATGGCAGCCTATATTTCCTTTGGAATTCCCCCAGAACATTTAATTGCAGCGTCGGTGATGTCTGCCCCCGCTGCCCTGTCAATTTCCAAGGTGATGTATCCCGAAACGGAAATCGCGGTGACGGCAGGTGATCACATCAATACCAAAATTGAACAGCCCTATACCAATGCCATTGATGCGGCCACTGTTGGGGCTTTGGATGGGATGAAGTTGGTTTTGAATGTGGTGGCGATGTTAATTGCGTTTTTGGCCTTGGTGGCGGCGGTGAATGGGGTTTTAGGAATTCTGGGGCCAATGGTGAACCTACCGCAACTATCCCTAGAGTGGATTTTTTCCTTGGTGTTTGCTCCCGTGGCCTGGTTGATGGGGATTTCCTGGACTGATGTGGGGCAAGTGGCAATTTTATTAGGGAAAAAGACTGTTTTAACCGAATTTCTAGCCTATTTGGATCTCCGCACCCTGATTGAAAACACCGCTAAAGTTGCGGCTGACCAGGCCCCGCCCAATTCCTTACCGACCCTCACAGAACGCTCCCAAGTTATTGCCACCTATGCCCTCTGTGGTTTTTCCAATATTGCCTCACTGGGGATTCAAATTGGGGGGATTGGCGCACTAGCTCCGGAGCGGCAACATGATTTAGCCCGTCTAGGCGTAAGAGCTTTGGTGGCAGGTTCCTTGGCCTGTTTTATGACCGCTTGCATTGCCGGACTTTTGATTTAG
- a CDS encoding FIST N-terminal domain-containing protein produces MKWATALSTHFSLEQAVKEVTDQARERLGNLQPDLGIVFISQAFASEFSRVIPLLQTTLHLPVLIGCGGGGVIGRNYRDQPQEVEETAGLSLTLAHLPDVKIKPFSLVADDLPDPDDPPQAWWRLIGVDPEQQPEFLLLADTSSARINDLLRGLDYAYPQAVKVGGITGSNQGWGRTGLFYQTKVQREGTVGLALTGNIRIDPIVAQGCRPIGPLYRIASGEKNIILSLEDDQAKVAPPLDMLENLVERLPEVDRELARSALFIGLVHNEFKPNLGPGDFLIRNLIGIDPQTGALALGDRVRVGQRIQFHLRDAAASAADLQAWLETYCHSYPGPPPEGTMMFSCLGRGVNLYGQPDFDATMVDKFLPNIPVSGFFCFGEIGPIGQETFLHGYTSALAIFHPRTANSAS; encoded by the coding sequence ATGAAATGGGCCACCGCACTCTCGACACATTTTTCTTTAGAACAAGCTGTTAAAGAAGTGACTGACCAGGCCCGCGAGCGATTGGGCAATCTCCAGCCAGACTTAGGGATTGTCTTTATTTCCCAGGCCTTTGCCAGTGAGTTTTCCCGCGTCATTCCCCTGTTACAAACCACCTTACATCTGCCCGTTTTGATTGGTTGTGGGGGCGGGGGCGTGATTGGGCGCAACTATCGAGATCAACCCCAAGAGGTGGAAGAAACAGCCGGCCTCTCCTTGACCTTGGCCCATTTACCCGATGTGAAGATTAAGCCTTTTAGTTTGGTGGCCGATGACCTTCCAGATCCCGATGATCCGCCCCAGGCCTGGTGGAGACTGATTGGTGTTGACCCAGAGCAACAACCCGAATTTTTACTCTTGGCTGATACCAGTAGTGCCCGAATTAATGACCTGTTACGGGGCCTGGATTATGCCTACCCACAAGCCGTAAAAGTTGGCGGAATTACGGGCAGTAATCAGGGGTGGGGCCGGACAGGGCTGTTTTACCAAACGAAGGTGCAACGGGAAGGGACAGTTGGGTTAGCGTTGACTGGTAATATTCGCATTGATCCAATTGTGGCCCAAGGCTGTCGCCCCATTGGCCCCCTCTATCGGATCGCGTCTGGGGAAAAGAATATTATCCTCTCCCTTGAAGATGACCAAGCCAAGGTTGCCCCACCCTTAGATATGTTGGAAAATTTGGTGGAAAGGCTCCCGGAAGTGGATCGAGAATTAGCCCGCAGTGCCCTATTTATTGGCCTGGTGCATAACGAATTCAAACCCAACCTCGGGCCTGGGGATTTTTTGATTCGGAATTTGATTGGGATTGATCCCCAAACGGGAGCTTTGGCCTTGGGCGATCGGGTGCGGGTGGGGCAACGGATTCAATTTCATCTCCGGGATGCGGCGGCCTCAGCGGCAGATCTCCAGGCCTGGTTAGAAACCTACTGCCACTCCTATCCCGGCCCACCCCCGGAAGGCACGATGATGTTTTCTTGTTTAGGGCGGGGCGTTAATCTTTACGGTCAACCCGATTTTGATGCCACGATGGTTGACAAATTTTTACCTAATATTCCGGTGAGTGGATTTTTCTGCTTTGGAGAAATTGGCCCTATTGGTCAAGAAACCTTTTTGCATGGCTACACCTCGGCCCTGGCCATTTTCCATCCCCGCACCGCTAATTCTGCGAGTTAA
- a CDS encoding type II toxin-antitoxin system PemK/MazF family toxin: MTVDFPGVTGIKRRPAVVLSSEIYHSIRPDVIIGLITTQTKIVGATDYRLQDWAVAGLRTTSIFRCFIVTLPPSANWVVIGQLSERDWQGVKACVKTSLTSLEP; this comes from the coding sequence GTGACTGTTGATTTCCCTGGTGTTACAGGTATTAAACGCCGTCCCGCTGTCGTCTTATCATCAGAAATTTATCATTCAATTCGCCCAGATGTGATTATTGGCCTGATTACAACTCAGACCAAGATTGTCGGAGCTACAGATTATCGCCTTCAAGATTGGGCAGTAGCAGGATTACGAACTACTTCAATATTTCGTTGCTTTATTGTCACCTTGCCACCGTCTGCGAATTGGGTTGTGATTGGCCAACTGTCAGAACGTGATTGGCAGGGGGTTAAGGCCTGTGTCAAAACATCTCTCACAAGTTTAGAGCCATAG
- a CDS encoding DUF433 domain-containing protein yields the protein MSPHPNLLTPITQTSSQCEGRPWIRGTRIRASDILEMLAENVSVGEILENLLDLEIEEVQARLVIASKLIED from the coding sequence ATGAGCCCACACCCTAACTTGTTGACTCCCATCACCCAAACCTCTAGTCAATGTGAGGGTCGTCCTTGGATTCGTGGCACGAGAATTAGGGCTAGCGATATTCTGGAAATGTTGGCAGAGAATGTTAGTGTTGGTGAGATTTTAGAAAACCTTCTTGATCTTGAGATTGAAGAGGTTCAGGCCAGGTTAGTGATTGCATCTAAACTCATTGAGGACTAA
- a CDS encoding aminotransferase class V-fold PLP-dependent enzyme translates to MVLTESKITEIRQQFLALQSKTYLNFGGQGPLPNPAWEAMQNSYLHIQQAGPFCTKNYAYISSQTTALRQALSQELNITPDTLALTDSVTTGCNIVLWGLDWRAGDHLLLTDCEHPGVLAIGQQLQARFGIDLTVLPLLQQAQADPEHLVTCFRQALTPRTRLVALSHLLWNTGTTLPLKEIVATCHKQGVLVLADAAQSVGMMPLDLPGLGVDFYAFTGHKWFCGPDGLGGLYVHPEQLGHLQPTYVGWRSIKNGPQGFPESFQATAAKFEIATTAFPLVPGLTAALDFHRQAGTTPTRYEQICELSTYLWQGLANIPGVQCLTSTPPSSGLVTFQLESGKHGALVEWLENQGILVRLLLFPNSVRACVHYMSLLKECDQLIGAVAEFTHG, encoded by the coding sequence TTGGTCTTAACAGAATCAAAAATTACGGAAATTCGGCAGCAGTTTTTGGCGTTGCAATCGAAAACTTATCTGAACTTTGGTGGTCAGGGACCCTTACCCAACCCGGCCTGGGAGGCGATGCAAAACAGTTATCTCCACATCCAACAGGCTGGCCCCTTCTGTACCAAAAACTATGCTTATATTTCAAGTCAAACTACAGCCCTCCGCCAGGCCTTGAGCCAAGAATTAAACATTACGCCGGATACGCTGGCTCTCACGGATTCTGTCACAACGGGCTGCAATATTGTCCTGTGGGGCCTGGATTGGCGAGCCGGTGATCATTTGCTCTTAACGGATTGTGAACATCCAGGGGTTTTGGCCATTGGTCAACAACTTCAGGCCCGGTTTGGGATTGATCTCACAGTTCTACCCCTCCTTCAACAGGCCCAGGCTGATCCAGAACACCTAGTCACCTGCTTTCGCCAGGCTCTCACCCCCCGGACGCGCCTAGTTGCCCTCAGTCATTTACTGTGGAACACCGGCACGACTTTACCCCTCAAAGAAATTGTTGCGACTTGTCATAAACAGGGAGTTTTAGTCCTTGCTGATGCCGCCCAATCTGTGGGAATGATGCCCTTGGATTTACCCGGCCTGGGGGTGGATTTTTATGCGTTTACGGGTCATAAATGGTTCTGTGGGCCGGATGGACTAGGGGGGTTATATGTTCATCCTGAGCAGCTTGGACACCTTCAACCCACCTATGTTGGCTGGCGGAGTATTAAAAATGGCCCCCAAGGGTTTCCCGAATCGTTCCAGGCCACGGCCGCCAAGTTTGAAATTGCTACCACTGCCTTTCCCTTAGTCCCTGGCTTGACCGCTGCCCTCGATTTCCATCGCCAAGCTGGAACAACCCCCACCCGCTATGAACAGATTTGTGAATTAAGTACCTATCTCTGGCAAGGCCTGGCCAACATTCCGGGGGTACAATGCCTCACTTCAACCCCACCCTCATCGGGCCTGGTGACATTTCAACTGGAATCCGGTAAACACGGGGCCTTAGTCGAATGGCTAGAAAATCAAGGCATTTTAGTCCGTCTTTTACTTTTTCCGAATTCTGTCCGGGCCTGTGTTCATTACATGAGTTTATTGAAGGAATGCGATCAGTTAATTGGGGCTGTGGCTGAATTTACCCATGGTTAG
- a CDS encoding GAF domain-containing sensor histidine kinase: MTDQHWQKSHKILSILASLSCRTKDLSSYLEAVACGVSELLMMDWTVVTLCKENEEQLIASNLPLDPEDRVCDLYGTVTHTVVLTRQPLCVNDVREQPEFGELPEGYLSYLGVPLCTLEGEVIGTICSFNMQPRPFHPTEVETVKLFAERAATAIDNYLLYQAQQDFNQRLTEEVEKRTADLQQAQHQLVEQARLAAIGEFATMIVHELRNPLTTIKMGLNYFFKLALPAAAQERLTLALEEAHRLEMLLSEILLYAKPQTLNKSCFDLNFLGLEIQHILEDLPEAQGRSIIWRVGPRPVWIKGDRDKLKQVFFNVIQNACEAAPAHTPITCTIQVNNPAPPFNQQNPQQVTVTIQNWGEPIPATEIPKLTQPFYSRKPGGTGLGLAIVERILAAHQGRLEIYSNQDEGTRVLIKLKVKKDESG, from the coding sequence ATGACTGATCAGCATTGGCAGAAAAGTCACAAAATTCTCTCAATTCTGGCTTCCCTCAGTTGCCGTACCAAAGACTTAAGCAGTTACTTAGAAGCCGTTGCTTGCGGAGTCAGTGAGCTTCTGATGATGGATTGGACAGTGGTGACTCTTTGTAAGGAAAATGAGGAACAATTAATTGCCAGTAACCTTCCCCTTGATCCTGAAGATCGCGTTTGTGATCTCTACGGCACTGTCACCCATACGGTGGTCTTAACGCGCCAACCCCTCTGTGTCAATGATGTGCGGGAACAACCAGAATTTGGCGAACTCCCCGAAGGCTATTTATCCTATTTAGGTGTGCCTCTTTGTACCCTGGAAGGGGAAGTGATAGGGACAATTTGCTCATTTAATATGCAGCCGCGCCCGTTTCACCCCACCGAGGTAGAAACAGTCAAGCTCTTTGCAGAACGGGCCGCCACGGCAATTGATAACTACTTGCTTTACCAGGCCCAGCAGGACTTTAATCAGCGTTTGACCGAGGAAGTGGAAAAACGAACAGCAGATCTCCAACAGGCCCAACATCAACTGGTGGAGCAGGCCCGTTTAGCCGCGATTGGCGAGTTTGCCACGATGATTGTCCATGAATTACGGAACCCCCTGACTACGATCAAAATGGGGCTGAATTACTTTTTTAAGCTTGCCCTACCCGCTGCTGCCCAAGAACGCCTCACCTTAGCCCTTGAGGAAGCCCACCGCTTAGAAATGCTCCTGAGTGAAATTCTGCTCTATGCCAAACCCCAAACCTTAAATAAGTCTTGCTTTGATTTGAATTTTCTGGGCCTGGAAATCCAACATATTTTAGAGGATTTACCAGAAGCCCAAGGACGCTCGATCATATGGCGAGTTGGCCCCCGGCCCGTCTGGATTAAAGGAGATCGGGATAAGCTCAAACAGGTTTTTTTTAATGTGATTCAAAATGCCTGTGAAGCAGCCCCAGCCCATACGCCAATTACTTGCACGATTCAAGTTAACAACCCCGCGCCTCCTTTCAATCAGCAAAATCCTCAACAAGTCACCGTCACCATTCAAAACTGGGGCGAACCGATTCCCGCAACTGAAATTCCCAAACTAACCCAACCTTTTTATTCTCGGAAACCAGGGGGAACTGGCCTGGGGTTGGCGATTGTAGAACGCATCTTAGCTGCCCATCAGGGACGTTTAGAAATTTATTCCAATCAGGATGAAGGCACTAGAGTTCTGATTAAACTTAAGGTTAAAAAGGATGAATCAGGTTGA
- a CDS encoding response regulator transcription factor — protein sequence MTRRILLIEDEPKIARFIQLELESEGYEITVSHDGQAGLILAREHPLDLMIVDWMLPGLTGVEICRRLRATGNVMPVIMLTGRDDIPDRIAGLDAGADDYVIKPFSIEELLARIRARLRQKHPQESDWLEFEDLRVNQRTREVYRQQRPIDLTVKEFDLLTYLLSRPRQVFTREQILNQVWGYDFIGDSNIIEVYIRYLRLKLESTNQPRLIQTIRGVGYSLR from the coding sequence ATGACCCGCAGGATTTTACTGATTGAAGACGAACCCAAAATTGCTCGGTTTATTCAGTTGGAACTTGAAAGTGAGGGGTATGAAATTACGGTCAGTCATGATGGCCAGGCCGGATTAATTTTAGCCCGTGAGCATCCGTTAGATTTAATGATTGTCGATTGGATGTTACCCGGCTTAACGGGGGTAGAAATTTGTCGGCGGCTGCGGGCAACAGGGAATGTCATGCCAGTCATTATGTTAACGGGGCGAGACGATATTCCGGATCGGATTGCCGGCCTGGATGCGGGCGCCGATGATTATGTGATTAAACCCTTTAGCATTGAAGAACTCTTAGCCAGGATTCGAGCCCGCTTACGGCAAAAGCATCCCCAAGAATCGGATTGGTTAGAGTTTGAAGATTTACGGGTAAATCAACGCACCAGAGAAGTGTATCGGCAGCAACGGCCCATAGATTTAACCGTCAAAGAGTTTGATTTACTGACTTATTTATTATCCCGACCGCGACAGGTCTTTACCCGTGAACAAATTCTCAATCAAGTCTGGGGTTATGATTTTATTGGCGACTCAAACATTATTGAAGTGTATATTCGCTACCTACGATTAAAGCTAGAATCAACCAATCAACCCCGACTCATTCAAACAATTCGGGGTGTGGGCTATAGCTTACGATAA
- the csaB gene encoding polysaccharide pyruvyl transferase CsaB, which translates to MGNVKAHRTVLLCGYYGFGNGGDEALLAVLLQLLPVDVTPIVLSANVSETQALHRVMAVNRQQFGQLLQTIRQCQGFIWGGGSLMQDSTSVISPLYYGGLMLWAQIWGLKTVAWAQGIGPLTRPFSQWWTAWLFSRCSVVTVRDSQSAAWLQKRQISYSQAPDPVWALTTIAYAEELPDQRVAICLRPHASLTPRGLSLLTAALVDFQKATDTFIVLIPFQKSKDVPLATLLQAHLPKVSKTVYLENPRQLKGFFETVEMTIAMRLHALIMAAAAGSKCFALSYDPKVQALAKELTLPHWILPDLPNTASEMTQAWLDLYTHGQALSPKRIQGICQATQAHQNALSIFPQAH; encoded by the coding sequence TTGGGAAACGTCAAAGCTCACAGAACGGTTTTACTCTGCGGCTACTATGGGTTTGGTAATGGCGGCGATGAAGCACTTTTGGCAGTGTTATTACAACTATTGCCGGTGGACGTAACCCCAATTGTTTTATCAGCGAATGTATCCGAAACCCAGGCCCTGCATCGCGTTATGGCCGTGAATCGGCAACAGTTCGGCCAATTACTCCAAACCATTCGCCAATGCCAGGGATTCATTTGGGGAGGGGGGAGTTTAATGCAAGATTCGACCAGTGTTATCAGTCCGCTCTATTACGGTGGGTTAATGCTCTGGGCACAAATCTGGGGCTTAAAAACCGTGGCCTGGGCCCAGGGGATTGGACCATTGACCCGACCCTTTTCTCAATGGTGGACGGCTTGGTTATTTTCCCGCTGCTCAGTGGTTACAGTCCGAGATTCCCAGTCGGCAGCTTGGTTGCAAAAACGTCAGATTTCCTATTCCCAGGCCCCCGATCCCGTTTGGGCATTAACCACCATTGCCTATGCTGAAGAGTTGCCCGATCAACGGGTTGCCATTTGCTTACGTCCCCATGCTTCTTTAACACCGAGGGGATTATCTCTTTTAACGGCGGCCTTGGTGGACTTTCAAAAAGCAACAGATACCTTCATTGTCCTCATCCCCTTCCAAAAATCCAAGGATGTTCCCCTGGCAACACTCCTCCAGGCCCACCTTCCCAAAGTGAGTAAAACGGTCTATCTGGAAAATCCCCGTCAACTTAAAGGCTTTTTTGAGACGGTCGAAATGACCATTGCCATGCGTCTTCATGCTTTGATTATGGCGGCGGCGGCGGGATCCAAATGCTTTGCCCTCAGTTATGATCCCAAGGTACAGGCTCTGGCCAAAGAATTAACCTTACCCCACTGGATTTTGCCCGATTTACCGAACACTGCCAGTGAAATGACCCAGGCCTGGTTAGACCTTTATACCCATGGGCAAGCCCTCTCTCCCAAACGCATCCAAGGTATCTGCCAGGCCACCCAAGCCCATCAAAACGCGCTGAGTATTTTTCCCCAGGCCCACTAA
- a CDS encoding HAD family hydrolase has product MGNCEGGDMVDIVCAGHRFSSITGIIFDKDGTLAHSEDYLKTITSKRARFIDAQIPGVQDPLLSAFGLENGRLNPSGLQAVGTRQENLIAAAAYIAETGRSWLESLRIAQAAFAEVDHFMKVKADHTPVFPGILALVQRLQGAGLKLGVLSADVTVNVKAFLEKYELADYFLVQKGTDQGPSKPDPTPFLQACELLGESPGNVLMIGDADVDGQMARAAGAAGMIGVAWGWSIPPKLTEVDVVISEITEIQVG; this is encoded by the coding sequence ATGGGGAACTGTGAGGGTGGGGATATGGTTGATATTGTCTGCGCTGGGCATCGGTTTTCCTCAATTACGGGCATTATTTTTGATAAGGATGGGACTCTTGCTCATTCGGAAGATTATCTCAAAACAATCACCTCCAAGCGGGCCCGCTTCATTGATGCCCAAATTCCCGGAGTCCAAGACCCCCTATTATCAGCCTTTGGCCTGGAAAATGGCCGACTCAACCCCAGTGGTTTACAGGCCGTGGGAACCCGTCAAGAAAACTTAATTGCCGCGGCGGCCTATATTGCCGAAACGGGGCGGAGTTGGTTAGAGTCTTTGCGGATTGCCCAGGCCGCCTTTGCCGAGGTGGATCATTTTATGAAGGTTAAAGCCGACCATACACCCGTATTTCCCGGAATTTTAGCATTGGTGCAGCGTTTACAGGGAGCCGGATTAAAGTTGGGGGTGTTGTCGGCCGATGTCACCGTGAATGTTAAAGCCTTTCTAGAAAAATACGAATTAGCCGATTATTTTCTAGTCCAAAAAGGCACAGATCAGGGGCCCAGCAAACCCGACCCAACTCCTTTTCTCCAGGCCTGTGAATTATTAGGGGAGAGTCCAGGAAATGTGCTGATGATTGGAGATGCCGATGTGGATGGGCAAATGGCGAGAGCAGCCGGAGCGGCTGGAATGATTGGCGTAGCGTGGGGCTGGTCAATACCGCCAAAACTCACTGAGGTTGATGTCGTCATTTCCGAAATAACTGAGATTCAGGTTGGGTAA